The Sedimentibacter sp. zth1 DNA segment TTTATTACAGCACTATACGGAGAAAAATATCCAAATAAGCTTAACGGTCAAATATTATCAGGTGCAGCGACAGACCAACCATTACAGGTAAATCCTTTTTTGATTAAAATTATAAAAATTGCAAATAAAATATGTCCTCAATTAAGAATTAAAAACGATATGTCAGATTTAATATCTAGGGATAAGACTGTGGTGCAAAAATATAAAAATGACCCATTAATTCATTCTAAGGCAACAATGAGGTTTTTTAATCAATTTGTTGTTACAGGAATGGAAGATTTAAAGTCTAACACAAACAAATACAAATACAATTGTCTAATATTGCACGGAAGAGATGATAAAATAATTAGTTATAAAAGTTCACATAATTTTTACAATAATATTGCATCAATTGACAAATCTATAATAGTATACGATAATTTATATCACGAGATATTTAATGAAAAAGAAAAAAATACTGTAATAAATGATATGTTGAATTGGTTAAATGAAAAGAGTGTTGCTGTATCTTTTACTAACTAATTAGTGAAAAAGATATATTATGCTAATATAATAATATACAAAATTAGAATATATTGAAAAACAAGTTGACATTATTAAAAAAAGTAATTAGAATATGTATAAGCAGATAATTTTTAAATTAACAAACAAAATCTAAAGATAGGAGAAATGCCATGTACGCTATATTTTTAGTTTTAAATGATGTATACAAATTGGATGAAGTTCATGAATTGTTTTATGAAGAAGAAATAGGTGCTACAACTATAGATAGTCAAGGTATGGGTAATGTTTTATTAAATCACCATGTGAATGTTCCTATGTTAGCTAACGTTAGAAAGCTAATTGAAGGAAGAAAACCATATAATAAAACTATTTTTACTGTAGTGGACAGTGAAGAAAAAAAGAGAAGTATAGTTGATAAAATAAAGGGCTTATTAGACAACTTTGAAGAGCCGGGTTTAGGATTTATGTTTGTTGTCCCAGTCGTTGAATGTTATGGAACTAAAAAAGATATAGAAAAATATTAGTTACTAAAAGAAGCCTTTAATGGCTTTTTTTTATTTTACAGAAAACATTTTTTTTGTTGACATAGTCAACTTGTTAATATATAATTTGATTATCAAAGTATTTGAGGTGAGAGATTGGAGAATCATGAATCTATAAATAATATATTGGTTAGATTGTTTCGTAATATATTAGATAGCGAAGAAAAATGTGTTTGTAGTGGCGATTTTAAGGATTTATCAATAACTGAGATTCACATTATAGAAAATATTGGTATTGGTTCTGAAAGAAATATGTCTGATACAGCTAAAAATGTAAAAGTAACATCGGGAACGTTGACAATAGCAATCAACAACTTAATTAGAAAAGGATATGTTGAGAGAAGAAGATCTGAAACGGATAGAAGAGTAGTTAAAATTAAACTAACTGAAAAAGGTGATGAAGCATTTCGATTACATGATAGCTTTCATGTAGATATGGTTTATACTGTAATAGAAGGATTAAATGATGAGGAACAGCTTTTATTAGTTGATGTATTAAGAAATATTGAAAGACATTTTAATAAAAAATATATGTAGGAAAGTCGATAATATTTTTTTAAATATATACTTTGATAATCAAATAATTTAATTATAAAAGTAAAGGAGATTTCTATGTCAATTAAAATAGTAGTGGATTCAACATCGGATATATCAAATGAAATTATCAAGAAATATGATATTGAGGTAGTTCCATTAACAGTAAATTTTGAAAACGAGAGCTTTTTAGATAAAATAGAAATAAGCAATGCTGATTTCTTTGAAAAACTACAAGCGTGCGATAAACTTCCAACAACATCACAAGTTTCTCCCGGTGCGTTTATTAAAGTGTTTGAAAATATTTTGGAATCACATGATGAAATAATAGGAATATTTTTAAGTAGTAAATTTAGCGGTACCTGTGAGTCTGCAAAAATAGCTAAAAATATGATTGGATCTGATAAAATACATATTATTGATTCAGGAACTGCAAGCTTAGGA contains these protein-coding regions:
- a CDS encoding MarR family winged helix-turn-helix transcriptional regulator; amino-acid sequence: MENHESINNILVRLFRNILDSEEKCVCSGDFKDLSITEIHIIENIGIGSERNMSDTAKNVKVTSGTLTIAINNLIRKGYVERRRSETDRRVVKIKLTEKGDEAFRLHDSFHVDMVYTVIEGLNDEEQLLLVDVLRNIERHFNKKYM
- a CDS encoding alpha/beta hydrolase, with translation MYEELMLKTDDNVDIFYRKDIPDNAKGIVVIVHGFAEHLKRYDYVAEVLNKNGYGCYRFDIRGHGKSGGKILDIENYNVYLEDADIIVNKAKQEYDKLPIYMLGHSMGGFITALYGEKYPNKLNGQILSGAATDQPLQVNPFLIKIIKIANKICPQLRIKNDMSDLISRDKTVVQKYKNDPLIHSKATMRFFNQFVVTGMEDLKSNTNKYKYNCLILHGRDDKIISYKSSHNFYNNIASIDKSIIVYDNLYHEIFNEKEKNTVINDMLNWLNEKSVAVSFTN